One Pararge aegeria chromosome 4, ilParAegt1.1, whole genome shotgun sequence DNA segment encodes these proteins:
- the LOC120623222 gene encoding b(0,+)-type amino acid transporter 1-like isoform X1: protein MCDAMRDKLASLLRASVRAQTHTENTDKLNNGAIAPVLVFPDEGGAREGGLVWRGCTANCDAEDGATGTLADGNANSGDKVQLEGSDAAPDDPVHLKRRVGLFSGVALIVGTMIGSGIFVSPSGLLLHTDSVGISFIIWMACGLLSLLGALAYAELGTMNTSSGAEYAYFMDAFGGPSAFLFSWVSTLVLKPSQMAIICLSFAEYAVEPFVSECDPPDLLVKLVAVICIVMILAVNCYSVNLATNVQNIFTAAKLVAIAIIVCGGAYKLILGNTRHLQEPNFASSKATLGNIATAFYTGLWAYDGWNNLNYVTEEIKNPSKNLPMSIIIGIPLVTLCYALVNVSYLTVMSVSEMTDSEAVAVTFGNRLLGPMAWLMPLAVTISTFGSANGTLFVAGRLCFAASRQGHLLDILSYVHVRRFTPAPGLIFHSLIAVAMVLYGTINSLIGFFSFTAWIFYGGAMLALIVMRYTKPHAPRPYKVPIIIPYVVLFVSAYLVVAPIVEEPLWEYLYAGAFIIAGLLFYMPFVKWGYSLPFMDKITVFLQMALEVVPTSTTFEY, encoded by the exons ATGTGCGATGCGATGCGCGACAAACTTGCGTCGCTGTTGAGAGCTTCGGTGCGAGCGCAGACGCATACTGAAAACACCGACAAATTGAACAATGGCGCCATTGCACCTGTACTGGTTTTTCCCGATGAAg GGGGCGCACGCGAAGGCGGATTGGTATGGCGCGGGTGCACCGCCAACTGCGACGCCGAAGACGGCGCGACGGGAACACTCGCCGACGGCAACGCCAACTCAGGAGACAAGGTACAG CTGGAGGGGTCGGACGCAGCTCCGGACGACCCTGTTCACCTCAAGAGACGGGTGGGACTCTTCAGTGGGGTGGCTCTAATTGTCGGCACTATGATTG GTTCTGGAATATTCGTCTCGCCCTCTGGGCTTTTGCTGCACACAGACTCAGTGGGCATAAGCTTCATCATATGGATGGCGTGTGGTCTGCTCTCTCTGCTTG GAGCACTAGCATATGCGGAACTAGGAACGATGAACACCTCCTCCGGAGCAGAGTACGCGTATTTTATGGACGCCTTCGGAGGACCCTCTGCATTTCTGTTTTCGTGG GTGTCAACCTTGGTACTGAAGCCTTCACAGATGGCCATTATTTGCCTGAGCTTCGCGGAGTACGCCGTTGAGCCGTTCGTGTCGGAGTGCGACCCACCAGATCTGTTGGTCAAACTTGTGGCCGTCATCTgtatag TAATGATACTGGCGGTCAACTGCTACAGTGTGAATTTAGCGACGAATGTCCAAAACATCTTTACTGCGGCGAAATTGGTAGCGATAGCGATAATCGTCTGCGGGGGAGCTTACAAATTGATATTAG GTAATACGCGACATTTACAGGAGCCCAACTTCGCCAGTAGCAAGGCGACGCTGGGCAACATAGCCACAGCCTTCTACACCGGGCTCTGGGCCTACGACGGCTGGAATAACCTTAACTATGTTACAGAGGAAATTAAGAACCCATCTAA GAACCTCCCCATGAGCATTATAATCGGCATCCCTCTGGTGACCCTATGCTACGCGCTGGTGAACGTGTCCTACTTGACGGTGATGTCGGTTAGTGAGATGACCGACAGCGAAGCTGTGGCCGTCACCTTCGGCAACCGTCTCCTCGGACCAATGGCATGGTTGATGCCACTTGCCGTCACAATATCCACCTTCGGATCGGCTAATGGCACATTGTTCGTAGCAGGAAG ATTGTGCTTTGCGGCTTCTCGCCAGGGACATTTATTGGATATCTTATCATATGTCCACGTGCGTCGCTTCACACCTGCTCCAGGACTGATATTCCAT tctcTGATTGCGGTCGCGATGGTGTTGTACGGGACAATAAATTCTCTGATCGGCTTCTTTTCGTTTACGGCCTGGATATTCTACGGAGGCGCCATGCTTGCCCTGATTGTTATGAGATACACGAAGCCCCACGCACCTCGACCGTACAAG GTGCCAATAATAATCCCTTACGTGGTTCTCTTCGTGTCTGCGTACCTGGTGGTCGCGCCGATCGTCGAAGAGCCGCTGTGGGAGTACCTATACGCGGGAGCATTCATCATTGCCGGCCTGCTTTTCTACATGCCCTTCGTAAAGTGGGGATACTCGTTGCCGTTTATGG ataAAATCACAGTATTTTTGCAAATGGCGTTGGAGGTTGTGCCAACGTCGACGACATTCGAGTACTGA
- the LOC120623222 gene encoding b(0,+)-type amino acid transporter 1-like isoform X2, producing MCDAMRDKLASLLRASVRAQTHTENTDKLNNGAIAPVLVFPDEGGAREGGLVWRGCTANCDAEDGATGTLADGNANSGDKLEGSDAAPDDPVHLKRRVGLFSGVALIVGTMIGSGIFVSPSGLLLHTDSVGISFIIWMACGLLSLLGALAYAELGTMNTSSGAEYAYFMDAFGGPSAFLFSWVSTLVLKPSQMAIICLSFAEYAVEPFVSECDPPDLLVKLVAVICIVMILAVNCYSVNLATNVQNIFTAAKLVAIAIIVCGGAYKLILGNTRHLQEPNFASSKATLGNIATAFYTGLWAYDGWNNLNYVTEEIKNPSKNLPMSIIIGIPLVTLCYALVNVSYLTVMSVSEMTDSEAVAVTFGNRLLGPMAWLMPLAVTISTFGSANGTLFVAGRLCFAASRQGHLLDILSYVHVRRFTPAPGLIFHSLIAVAMVLYGTINSLIGFFSFTAWIFYGGAMLALIVMRYTKPHAPRPYKVPIIIPYVVLFVSAYLVVAPIVEEPLWEYLYAGAFIIAGLLFYMPFVKWGYSLPFMDKITVFLQMALEVVPTSTTFEY from the exons ATGTGCGATGCGATGCGCGACAAACTTGCGTCGCTGTTGAGAGCTTCGGTGCGAGCGCAGACGCATACTGAAAACACCGACAAATTGAACAATGGCGCCATTGCACCTGTACTGGTTTTTCCCGATGAAg GGGGCGCACGCGAAGGCGGATTGGTATGGCGCGGGTGCACCGCCAACTGCGACGCCGAAGACGGCGCGACGGGAACACTCGCCGACGGCAACGCCAACTCAGGAGACAAG CTGGAGGGGTCGGACGCAGCTCCGGACGACCCTGTTCACCTCAAGAGACGGGTGGGACTCTTCAGTGGGGTGGCTCTAATTGTCGGCACTATGATTG GTTCTGGAATATTCGTCTCGCCCTCTGGGCTTTTGCTGCACACAGACTCAGTGGGCATAAGCTTCATCATATGGATGGCGTGTGGTCTGCTCTCTCTGCTTG GAGCACTAGCATATGCGGAACTAGGAACGATGAACACCTCCTCCGGAGCAGAGTACGCGTATTTTATGGACGCCTTCGGAGGACCCTCTGCATTTCTGTTTTCGTGG GTGTCAACCTTGGTACTGAAGCCTTCACAGATGGCCATTATTTGCCTGAGCTTCGCGGAGTACGCCGTTGAGCCGTTCGTGTCGGAGTGCGACCCACCAGATCTGTTGGTCAAACTTGTGGCCGTCATCTgtatag TAATGATACTGGCGGTCAACTGCTACAGTGTGAATTTAGCGACGAATGTCCAAAACATCTTTACTGCGGCGAAATTGGTAGCGATAGCGATAATCGTCTGCGGGGGAGCTTACAAATTGATATTAG GTAATACGCGACATTTACAGGAGCCCAACTTCGCCAGTAGCAAGGCGACGCTGGGCAACATAGCCACAGCCTTCTACACCGGGCTCTGGGCCTACGACGGCTGGAATAACCTTAACTATGTTACAGAGGAAATTAAGAACCCATCTAA GAACCTCCCCATGAGCATTATAATCGGCATCCCTCTGGTGACCCTATGCTACGCGCTGGTGAACGTGTCCTACTTGACGGTGATGTCGGTTAGTGAGATGACCGACAGCGAAGCTGTGGCCGTCACCTTCGGCAACCGTCTCCTCGGACCAATGGCATGGTTGATGCCACTTGCCGTCACAATATCCACCTTCGGATCGGCTAATGGCACATTGTTCGTAGCAGGAAG ATTGTGCTTTGCGGCTTCTCGCCAGGGACATTTATTGGATATCTTATCATATGTCCACGTGCGTCGCTTCACACCTGCTCCAGGACTGATATTCCAT tctcTGATTGCGGTCGCGATGGTGTTGTACGGGACAATAAATTCTCTGATCGGCTTCTTTTCGTTTACGGCCTGGATATTCTACGGAGGCGCCATGCTTGCCCTGATTGTTATGAGATACACGAAGCCCCACGCACCTCGACCGTACAAG GTGCCAATAATAATCCCTTACGTGGTTCTCTTCGTGTCTGCGTACCTGGTGGTCGCGCCGATCGTCGAAGAGCCGCTGTGGGAGTACCTATACGCGGGAGCATTCATCATTGCCGGCCTGCTTTTCTACATGCCCTTCGTAAAGTGGGGATACTCGTTGCCGTTTATGG ataAAATCACAGTATTTTTGCAAATGGCGTTGGAGGTTGTGCCAACGTCGACGACATTCGAGTACTGA
- the LOC120623222 gene encoding b(0,+)-type amino acid transporter 1-like isoform X3, translating to MHHNEQPPGIACNGGAREGGLVWRGCTANCDAEDGATGTLADGNANSGDKVQLEGSDAAPDDPVHLKRRVGLFSGVALIVGTMIGSGIFVSPSGLLLHTDSVGISFIIWMACGLLSLLGALAYAELGTMNTSSGAEYAYFMDAFGGPSAFLFSWVSTLVLKPSQMAIICLSFAEYAVEPFVSECDPPDLLVKLVAVICIVMILAVNCYSVNLATNVQNIFTAAKLVAIAIIVCGGAYKLILGNTRHLQEPNFASSKATLGNIATAFYTGLWAYDGWNNLNYVTEEIKNPSKNLPMSIIIGIPLVTLCYALVNVSYLTVMSVSEMTDSEAVAVTFGNRLLGPMAWLMPLAVTISTFGSANGTLFVAGRLCFAASRQGHLLDILSYVHVRRFTPAPGLIFHSLIAVAMVLYGTINSLIGFFSFTAWIFYGGAMLALIVMRYTKPHAPRPYKVPIIIPYVVLFVSAYLVVAPIVEEPLWEYLYAGAFIIAGLLFYMPFVKWGYSLPFMDKITVFLQMALEVVPTSTTFEY from the exons GGGGCGCACGCGAAGGCGGATTGGTATGGCGCGGGTGCACCGCCAACTGCGACGCCGAAGACGGCGCGACGGGAACACTCGCCGACGGCAACGCCAACTCAGGAGACAAGGTACAG CTGGAGGGGTCGGACGCAGCTCCGGACGACCCTGTTCACCTCAAGAGACGGGTGGGACTCTTCAGTGGGGTGGCTCTAATTGTCGGCACTATGATTG GTTCTGGAATATTCGTCTCGCCCTCTGGGCTTTTGCTGCACACAGACTCAGTGGGCATAAGCTTCATCATATGGATGGCGTGTGGTCTGCTCTCTCTGCTTG GAGCACTAGCATATGCGGAACTAGGAACGATGAACACCTCCTCCGGAGCAGAGTACGCGTATTTTATGGACGCCTTCGGAGGACCCTCTGCATTTCTGTTTTCGTGG GTGTCAACCTTGGTACTGAAGCCTTCACAGATGGCCATTATTTGCCTGAGCTTCGCGGAGTACGCCGTTGAGCCGTTCGTGTCGGAGTGCGACCCACCAGATCTGTTGGTCAAACTTGTGGCCGTCATCTgtatag TAATGATACTGGCGGTCAACTGCTACAGTGTGAATTTAGCGACGAATGTCCAAAACATCTTTACTGCGGCGAAATTGGTAGCGATAGCGATAATCGTCTGCGGGGGAGCTTACAAATTGATATTAG GTAATACGCGACATTTACAGGAGCCCAACTTCGCCAGTAGCAAGGCGACGCTGGGCAACATAGCCACAGCCTTCTACACCGGGCTCTGGGCCTACGACGGCTGGAATAACCTTAACTATGTTACAGAGGAAATTAAGAACCCATCTAA GAACCTCCCCATGAGCATTATAATCGGCATCCCTCTGGTGACCCTATGCTACGCGCTGGTGAACGTGTCCTACTTGACGGTGATGTCGGTTAGTGAGATGACCGACAGCGAAGCTGTGGCCGTCACCTTCGGCAACCGTCTCCTCGGACCAATGGCATGGTTGATGCCACTTGCCGTCACAATATCCACCTTCGGATCGGCTAATGGCACATTGTTCGTAGCAGGAAG ATTGTGCTTTGCGGCTTCTCGCCAGGGACATTTATTGGATATCTTATCATATGTCCACGTGCGTCGCTTCACACCTGCTCCAGGACTGATATTCCAT tctcTGATTGCGGTCGCGATGGTGTTGTACGGGACAATAAATTCTCTGATCGGCTTCTTTTCGTTTACGGCCTGGATATTCTACGGAGGCGCCATGCTTGCCCTGATTGTTATGAGATACACGAAGCCCCACGCACCTCGACCGTACAAG GTGCCAATAATAATCCCTTACGTGGTTCTCTTCGTGTCTGCGTACCTGGTGGTCGCGCCGATCGTCGAAGAGCCGCTGTGGGAGTACCTATACGCGGGAGCATTCATCATTGCCGGCCTGCTTTTCTACATGCCCTTCGTAAAGTGGGGATACTCGTTGCCGTTTATGG ataAAATCACAGTATTTTTGCAAATGGCGTTGGAGGTTGTGCCAACGTCGACGACATTCGAGTACTGA
- the LOC120623223 gene encoding uncharacterized protein LOC120623223, protein MSSSSRKKCLRSQTRETIAKVYEFLKIDARDILELVSDPVCSASPILISKLSEHLNSVRKRTAMAVGVSERTVTNILAEGKESDSKFKSPHKDRKKRLKKLELDNFNVNVIRSTIQNYHLEHRELPTLLKLKGIFQDKLNYDGSISTLRTALLKLGYKWRKTVDNRRVIIERHDIQKLRFSYLKNLLRYRQENRCIVYTDESYILTNHVQNKGWGNKDGPPLKRNLSKGQRIIIVHAGSEQGFVPNALLTYKANSVSGDYHSNMNAENYEKWLKERLVPNLPPNSVVVLDNASYHNVQNDRAPNSNSKKIEMQRWLTEKNIAFNQDMKKIELYDLIKKNKENYICYKIDDILQRYGIKVLRLPPYHPELNPIENVWGILKNYIASRNVDQNVTEIMKLINECLSQIDEGMWGNTCRHVQKKEEEYYRHFDMESEFIINLDESSESENSSFDFSSSDSE, encoded by the exons ATGTCTAGTTCTTCacggaaaaaatgtttaaggagtcag actCGAGAAACCATTGCTAAGGTATACGAATTTCTGAAAATAGATGCGAGAGATATATTGGAACTAGTAAGTGATCCAGTTTGCAGTGCAagtccaattttaatatcgaaactaagtgaacatttaaataGCGTACGGAAAAGAACAGCAATGGCAGTGGGGGTATCAGAGAGAACAGTTACTAATATATTGGCTGAAGGAAAAGAATCTGACTCTAAGTTTAAATCTCCGCATAAAGAccgtaaaaaacgtttaaagaagTTAGAATTAGACAACTTTAACGTTAATGTTATACGTTCCACTATTcaaaattaccatttagaacATCGTGAGTTACCTACCTTGCTAAAGTTGAAAGGAATATTTCAAGATAAACTTAACTATGATGGAAGTATTTCGACTCTGCGTACAGCTTTGTTAAAGTTGGGATACAAATGGCGAAAAACTGTGGATAACAGACGTGTTATTATAGAGCGGCATGACATCCAAAAACTACGATTTTCctacctaaaaaatttactcagaTACCGTCAAGAAAATCGGTGTATCGTATATACAGATGAGAGCTATATCTTAACTAATCATGTTCAAAACAAAGGATGGGGTAATAAAGATGGACCACCTTTAAAGAGAAACCTGTCGAAAGGACAAAGAATTATCATTGTGCATGCTGGTTCAGAACAAGGTTTCGTACCTAACGCACTATTGACATACAAAGCAAATAGTGTTTCTGGTGATTACCATTCTAACATGAACGCGGAAAACTATGAAAAGTGGCTAAAAGAACGTCTAGTACCGAATCTTCCACCTAACTCTGTGGTTGTGCTTGATAATGCCTCATACCATAACGTTCAAAATGACAGAGCCCCAAATtcgaattccaaaaaaatagaaatgcagagatggctgacagaaaaaaatatagcttttaatcaagatatgaaaaaaattgaactgtatgatttgattaaaaaaaataaagaaaactatatcTGTTACAAGATTGATGACATACTTCAGCGATATGGCATAAAAGTTCTTCGATTGCCACCATATCATCCTGAACTAAACCCCATAGAAAATGTGtggggaattttaaaaaattatattgcttcgCGTAATGTCGACCAAAATGTGACGGAAATAATGAAActcataaatgaatgtttaagtcAAATTGATGAAGGGATGTGGGGTAATACTTGTCGacatgtacaaaagaaagaagaagaatactatAGACATTTTGACATGGAGTCAGAATTCATAATTAACCTTGATGAGAGCAGCGAATCCGAAAATTCATCATTTGATTTTTCAAGTAGCGATTCAGAataa